AAAACCATGTTCTTTTTGGAAACTAATgggattttttatgatttcccTTTACCAGGTTACTGTACCGGTACACGACGACCGAGCGGAGCGATCGGTGGAGATAAAGCAAAAACTAGAGTTGAAAGTAGAAAATCGTTCCTCACCGATACGTACCTCTGTGAAAGAACGGTTGGGTTGCAAGGTGACGGATAACACATCGCACTTTGCCGGTTCACGTACACCGCCGACGAGTCGTAAAATGAGTAGCGCCACAAACGATAACAGCAGTCGAATTAAGTCGTTCGCTGATCGGCGTCGTGGTTCACCGCGAAGCCGAAGTCGGCCACGTGACGAATCGGACGGTCGTAAACAAATGGATCGTAATCGTTCTTCCGGTGGCAAACAGGATGGCAACAAAAAGCAATCCGGTCAATCGAACAGGCGACCGGCTAGCGGTGGACGGGGTAACGATGATCGACTACAATCGATGCGCGAAAGGAAAGATGACACCCGGCGGAACAGTCGGGAAAAGAGTGACAGCCGGAAAAACGATCAGCAGCGTGTGCAGCGTGGTCGGAGTCGTGAACGCGAGAGGGAGAAGGATCGGGACAATCGTGATCGAGGAGGCGGTGGACGGCGTGGTAATAGCCGGGATCGCAAACGAACCATATCACCACCCGCGAACTCAAAGAAAGCAGAAAGCTCCCGTAAGGATGTCGATGCGCATCGAAACAAGCATCAAACGCAGCGGGAAGATGCAACGGGTCGTGTAACATCATCTAAGTCAAGCCACCGGGATGACAGTGCAAACCCGAAAGCCCGCGACGCTGTTACAATGGATGAACGGGGCGTAACGGTGCCGAGTTCAACCACGGGAACGGCTGCCGGTAGTGAACGGTTAGCGACACGGGCGGAAAAATCTCCCGCCGACCGAGCACCGTCGCGTAAAAGATCCGCCGAACATCTGCGAGATCGTTCGACCGAACGGCGTGACGATGTTGCCGCCAAACGGGACGATACCGTTGCGAGCGGTGGTGCCGGGACGGCAAGCGGTAAGCGGACGAAGGTGGAAAAAATGGctgcaaaatcaaacaaaagttCGAGCGACACGAGCAGTTCCGATTCGGATTCCTCATCGTCCGACAGCAGCCCCGAAACGGATGATGCCGGCCCGACCGGTACCAGCAGCAAGAAGCGCAAAAAGCGAAAGCACAAGAAGGAACGCAAGCGTGCCAAACGTTCCGCTGCAACGACGGAAACGGACGACGATTCCGGTGGTAAGCGTAAAAAgtcgaaaaagaaatcaaaatcctctaagaagaagaaaaagtcaAGCAAACATAAGAAGGACTAAGCAGTAGAAGTATTTTGGCTGCGAATAGTCAAGGTACGGCATAGTTACGTACATTCTTCCCTTTTATGGAGACTTCTGGACTCTCGGACGGAAGACGATTAGCTAGATAGGGCGTCGTTttacgagagagaaagagagagagagcaggaGATCGTTTAATACTGCACGTATAGAGAATTGCATAAGCATAGTTGCATTTTTCTGGGCCAGTGTACGGGAAAGTTATTAATAGCATAACATTATTATGAATAATTTGGGTAGCAGTAGGTAATTATTAATGCGCTATTTCCGCTACCAGCAGCAGAATAATTGCGAGAGATTGAACTAACAACATTGGCATCAGCAATAGGGTTTAACAGAAAGCAAGGCTAAACAATTATGCATCATGGCTCTGTACATTGTGGTATTGTGGTAAACGACGATCGCCGGATTGAACAATTGCTAGCGAAAGGGTTAAactttagtgaaaaaaaatccgcactTTGCGTACGACCCAGAGTGCATATGCCCCTCCCTTCCCAATGTACGTATTCCATACTTTATCGGCTAAATAAATAGTAAGACATCTTCTAGAACAAACACAATTGTGTCGAGGTTaacaaaaacaaggaaaaaacattcgaacagattaagggttttgttttgttatttggtTTGATAGTTGGTTTGGTTgcgttctttttattttccttagcACATTGCGGTTACAGGAGCTAATACTATTATACCTAGCAGTTAGTGGATGTGTGTTGTTGTCGGCCATTTTGCTAATGCTACTTCCTCTTGCCTACCACTCAATGCAGTGTTTTGCTgtcttttgggtttttttataacatgTCTTTCTTTGTTCTACAAtttgttattctttgtttttgttttgtatgtttgtgttaTAATGTACAGCAGTATTATAATAACAGCAAGCAGCATATTTTCTCCGCGCagtatttgctttatttgttcgtttgtAATTTTGTAGCCAGGAAAGCGTAACCAAGTGTGTTCCATACTATATGCCGTATATTTTGATTTCACTTTACGTACCTTTAGCAGCACTCAGATTCAACTTAAAATATCTAATAACTCGTCCATGTtctttgtgtgagtgtttactgtttttttactgTAATTAATTCGTTTGGATTTCTCTAAACTTGTAACGgctattttacttttttttactctaaTCTTGTCTGTAACTTTCGAGATGGTACACAAGTAGTTGGTACGGTAATTCAACGGCGAAAAGGAAACAGCAGTAGTACATAACGCTCCTGTGATGGAAAGCCTGTAGCCTTGACTCGCCGGTACCACGGTTTGGAATAGCATTTAAATTGGTTATAAAATTTGGTATATCTATAGCTTTTTATGTGTATAATATAACATCAACAATAGATAATTTCTATAtttattgaacgagtttcctCTTGCTTTCCGCGACACGGACAGTACCTCAGTCAGtggaattatttgtttttcagcttttttgttgttgctcttttCAGCAATCCATCCATACGATGATCGAACAAACGACTAGTTTTATACCGTTTGCATGCAAATGCATAACAATGCAAAACAGAAGGAAATAATAAAGCTACTATATTACCGTCACAACCAATATCTTTGAAGGTTGAATTagatggaaattgttttatacaGTACAAGCTTTGAAAATTAGTGGAATGTTCACATTTAGGAGGATCGTTTGTCCCAATTTAACCAGCAATGATATAACTCAAGCATGGTGTTTGGCGCTTTTAACCATTAAACAGATCGAAGCACAGACACTTACATAGAAAGCATTGAAAGCTGAATTGTGTCTTAATTAACCACAGTTTAAACTGCTCTCGAGCGTTCCTAAGCAAACTATTTTGAGAATGTGATTAAAGTTGCTATTACTAAACCAATATTCATTAAATATATTCCGATGCGAGAGATATGTGCGgtagaaagcaaacgaaacaagaCAAGCTAGAGTAAGAGAGAGAGGCAACGGTGGTGCGAAGAAACAATAACTTAATCCATAGCTAACGCGCAGGTCTCGTGATCCAGATGACCAATACATTCGATCGACGGATGATGTCCCGAGTCCCACATGCCGGGACCGCAACGTTTACACAGCCCGGACAGTGTGCATGGAATCTTCGGGTACTGCCGGAACTGATGCAGCAATCCGCGTGCCTTGCGGAGTATCAACTGTCCATCCATGTACATCGCTGCGAACAGAGTGAGATCATGATAAAAGACTGATGAAGCCGAAGGAACTTGCGCCGAATAGTACTTACCCAGGGAGCTGAAATGAAGCAACATTTCGTCCGTGCGCAAATCTTGAGCAATAACATCGTCCGCGTACACCGCAATAATCGCCAGACAGAGGAACAGATGGAAATAGTCGGTCAGATAGTTGGACCAGCAGGCTTCCCACATCCGTATGGCAACGGCTTCGGTGAATTCACGCTTGAAGCATCTAAAAATGATCGTTTCATTGAAGAGTTGTTGGCAGGCTGAATATCGGAAGACAAGAACTCGATCCTCGCGCTACTACTTACAGTAAAATCCAACGATGGCAAAACAGTAATTCCATCGCATCGGCATGCTTTTGAAGGTGCTTGTAGAAGTTAGGAACCATGAGCCGAATCAATTCCCTTAGATAACACTGCAAAATCGAAGTGTATTAATCAAGGTTAAAAGAACATTATCCGGATGACGCGTTGGCTGCTTACCAAATTACGATCGATATCGTTGTCGGTTGGCGTACAGACAAAGATGGCCCGTTGCATTAACCCGACGAAGCACCAGAATGTTTCCGATTCGCTTTTTATCTCACACAGCACCGGTGCCAGTAGGTCACTCATTCCTTGTGTATAGCTGACGAAAACGTAAAACCAAAAGAACATCCGTTAACTGTCGCCGTACCGGCCCAGATGCGCTGACCAAGATACTTACGACATGCCGGGATTGTAGAACGCATAGTTTAGCAGAATGTTTTTCATCGTGTCAATGTTTGGGTTGTCATCGCCGGCAAAGAACGGATTGCCACGGTCCGTCCGCACGACATCCTTTTCAATGACGCACTGTACCGTGCGCCAGAATTGTGCCTGCGCTTCCGGTGACATCGAGTACAGCCGGCGGCGCGTTATCTCCTCGTACTCTTGGCGTCGTATCTCCGCCAGTGCGGCCCGATCCTCGAACGTCGAACCGGTACTGTAGCAGTGCAGCAGAAATGGCCACACCGTTTTGCGCAAGCTACGATCGAGCCCGCCGAAAAATACACACTTACGCAGCTGCAGATCATCCTCGATCTGGCCACGTTCGTTCAGCAGCGTACCGTAGAAGTAATCGGTCGTAATCTTCGACACTTTGCCCTCCTCCGGATGTAGCTCGGCCAGCCGTACCTCGGGTCGGCAAACCATAAACTGACGGTACGGTAAATTAGCCGCCGGTTCATCCTGACCGGGCGCTAGCTTTATGTTGTGCAGCAGACAGTGCCACTGGTGTAGTACCTGCGCCAGATGATCCAATCCACCGTGGTGGAAGTGAAGTATCTTGTACTGAGATTCACGCGATGCAATAACCAGCTGACCGGAGGTACACTGTTCGTCGTTAAAGAACAGCCGCAGCGCACGCATCTGGCTGAGATCGACCGAAAAGCGGCGACATTTTAGCGGTGCCTTACGGCTCACGATCGGTGACGCGGATGCACTTTCCGGAAAGGCGAGATTGTGCTTGTACGCCAGCAGCTCCGGTGACATCCAGTTCGGATTGTTCTCATCGCTGGACGTGATCGAGAGCGAACGGAGGAAGCGCTCGGTCGCCGGCAGGGTCGCTTCCGGTGGCGAAATGTCCACATTCTGGATGTGTGGGCTCGCGATCGTAATGTTCACCGATGTGACGGACGATTGCGATGGCAgcttgtgatgatgatgatgatggtggtggtgcagcTTCGCTGTGACCGTCGATGGTAGCTTGCTGCCGTCATCGAGCAGTGGCTGCAGTTCCGTCTTCAGCTCCGGATCATCACTCTCCAGCTCGTCCGCTGTCCCACCGGTAGAGTGATGCGTTTCCGAACTGATGATACATCCTTCGTCCACATCATCGTCACCGTCCTCTTCCGGTTCCGGGACTACTTCCTCATCTCTGCCATCGTAATCATTGCTGTTGCACAGACTCGCCTTGTCCGAATTCGAGCTGATGCTGATCGTTTCCGAATAGTCGGAACAGTTCATCGATTTGCTCTCGCTCGTGGCCGACTGGGCGATGGATTCGTTGTACGGTTCCAGGAACGGATTCGTGTTTGCAATCTTAATTGTCGTTGTGAACGGATTCTCCCCAAACGGGACGGCACCTTTCTCGTGCTGCACTGTCGTGATTACTCCCTTCGTTTGCTGATTCGCACCATGGCCGGTGTTGTCTTTCGGCGAAAGATgcaactgttgctgctgctgtaggtGTAGCTTCAGTTTGCTTTCACTCAACCCAACACCACCGTTAGCATTACGTCCGAGCACGACGTTTTCCACCGTCGACGGGCATTTGCGAAGCGTCGAGTTTGGGATCCACGTGAGAAACAGTGTCGGACGCTTCGCATTGTTGTACTGGTCGATGAACGTTTTCGTGGTGACGGTCAGATAGCCCGGATAGTGCAGTATGTCCGATTCTTGGCGCACAACGGCGGGCGGATGTACGCAGatgttatttttgcaaaacaatatttcattatCCTCGTAAACGAGTTCGCCGGAACCATCGTCCGTGTCGTCATCGCTGCCAAGGATGTAGCTGGACGCACGCTTCAATATGTTTACGATAGGCATCCTGTGTTTGGCGTGGCAGAAGTCGTACCTTTGGAATCGTTCCTAAAAAAGAGGatattcaaaaaaaggtacaaagtGTAAATCAATCATGATAATGCTAGAAATAACCTACAAGGACATTGGAAGTGTTGATTACGTCTAATACAGAAAAAGCTCAATTAATCAtggtgcaaaaacaaaaactcacacCACAATCGATAAAACACGGTGCACAAACACATTCCGGAATGGGCGAATGGGCTTTAATTCGATTCTTGCGACTAAATATTGATTTGAACCATTCGTAGTCGAATGGAATTGATTGTCATTTTCAGGGACAAACTCTCATCAACGCAGAATGGACtcgaaagagatagagaaaacaaattatttcgattaattttttcttcatatttaaagaataaattttgcatttttctaaaacaaaaactcataaTCTTTCTTCTACAGGAATGTTGCCTGTAAACTTGAcctattttaaaaagaaaaaaagctttcccatAATCGCCCACACGTTCCGTGTTGGTAGGcatattttgtttgcaaactgaAAACGCTCCAGTGTCTTTTTTCCCGATTACAACGAGTATGGAAACGTTGCTCACGATGCTTGTGTATGTTTTGAAGCGATAAAATGTGTCCCCACAATGGGGTTAAAGGTGCGAGTATTGCAACATTTTTGCATTTGAAGTGCTACACTACACCACCATAtttgatggagacgcatggtgtttTTACCTGTGCGGGAAGGATATCAGCACGTGGGTGAAGTTAAAGTTGCACTTTCTGACCAGGAatggggatgttttttttagttccgACTATTCCGACTCCGAAATGAGAATGCATCTACCACCCGAAGGTATTGAAGGGGCTAAAACAATCGTCACTCACATAATACACGAGCCAGGTTAGCTGTACAGTTCTACACGGACACCTCAATATGACGTGAGTTTATGTATTACGCCTTCGCAAAGGATCGGTTCGTTCTTCATACTTTTATAAGCCACCGTTTTGGAAAACGTTTTTCTGTTGGTAGTTTCTTGAGCACCTCTTTTGCACGGTCACAGTTATTGATCGCTTTCGCACTAATGCTGGGTGCTGCAAAAATGTCAACGGAACGGATAATGCACACCAGCTGCTGAACTGACGTTTCGGGGGAGAAAAAGGTACAATCCAGCGCTTGCGCCTTTTGGGGGTACAATCCACCCACACCCGTGTAACGGTGTTTCCGATATGTTTTCGTCGTGGAAAGTGGATGGTGCCGAACAGTCGACAGGCAAGGTTTCTCCGCACGGGGCGAATGAcatatttcgtttcatttagcAACGTCAACAAGCGGCACAACGCGTATTAAAAGGTGTTGTCTCGTGTTTCGATTGCCCTGCGTTGGTGTTGGTAATTCGAAATGGGGTTTGGTAAATCAATTCCAGCATCAGAGCCGTATACGTTCGCAACGATGTTACAGTGTGTTACCGAATGTTACAATACAACAGAATATTATTTGCAAACAGGTGGCCTATTTTTTTGGATGTTGCAAAATCGGTGCATCTGTTACACGGTCTGCGATTTTAAGGGCACGCGTAAAGCCAGACTTTGTTATCGCTGCCAAATTAACGATATGATGTATAGATAAAATGGGTTCTGCGataaaaact
The DNA window shown above is from Anopheles funestus chromosome 3RL, idAnoFuneDA-416_04, whole genome shotgun sequence and carries:
- the LOC125770014 gene encoding TBC1 domain family member 16; translation: MPIVNILKRASSYILGSDDDTDDGSGELVYEDNEILFCKNNICVHPPAVVRQESDILHYPGYLTVTTKTFIDQYNNAKRPTLFLTWIPNSTLRKCPSTVENVVLGRNANGGVGLSESKLKLHLQQQQQLHLSPKDNTGHGANQQTKGVITTVQHEKGAVPFGENPFTTTIKIANTNPFLEPYNESIAQSATSESKSMNCSDYSETISISSNSDKASLCNSNDYDGRDEEVVPEPEEDGDDDVDEGCIISSETHHSTGGTADELESDDPELKTELQPLLDDGSKLPSTVTAKLHHHHHHHHHKLPSQSSVTSVNITIASPHIQNVDISPPEATLPATERFLRSLSITSSDENNPNWMSPELLAYKHNLAFPESASASPIVSRKAPLKCRRFSVDLSQMRALRLFFNDEQCTSGQLVIASRESQYKILHFHHGGLDHLAQVLHQWHCLLHNIKLAPGQDEPAANLPYRQFMVCRPEVRLAELHPEEGKVSKITTDYFYGTLLNERGQIEDDLQLRKCVFFGGLDRSLRKTVWPFLLHCYSTGSTFEDRAALAEIRRQEYEEITRRRLYSMSPEAQAQFWRTVQCVIEKDVVRTDRGNPFFAGDDNPNIDTMKNILLNYAFYNPGMSYTQGMSDLLAPVLCEIKSESETFWCFVGLMQRAIFVCTPTDNDIDRNLCYLRELIRLMVPNFYKHLQKHADAMELLFCHRWILLCFKREFTEAVAIRMWEACWSNYLTDYFHLFLCLAIIAVYADDVIAQDLRTDEMLLHFSSLAMYMDGQLILRKARGLLHQFRQYPKIPCTLSGLCKRCGPGMWDSGHHPSIECIGHLDHETCALAMD